In the candidate division WOR-3 bacterium genome, one interval contains:
- a CDS encoding T9SS type A sorting domain-containing protein has product MVCKLALLFMLQNLYAERKNSVPTIGKIYDLKAGEFLIDTSVIYMPVPNDETHPSVAFDGTNYFVVWEDSRSGSTSDIYGARVSQDGTVLDPNGIAISTATGYQGIPSVAFDGTNYLVVWEDFRSGSYDIYGARVALDGTVLDPNGIAISTATNDQEHPSVAFDGTNYFVVWEDSRSGSTSDIYGARVSPDGTVIDQEGIAISTAISNQFVPSVSFDGTNYLVVWQDDRSLSSFDIYGARVSPDGAVLDPNGIAISTSTSHQFSPSVAFSGMNYLVVWHDQSASSVDIYGARVTQNGAVLDSDGILISIITHSQYVPSVAFDGTNYFVVWMDNRNNSYDIYGARVSPGGFVFDPTGVAVSTLPGDEYYPSVSFDGTNYFVVWVDTRNGSYDIYGARVNTGGTVLDPNGIAISTATGAKLYPSVTFDGTNYLIVWEDYRSGSSDIYGARVSQGGTVLDPNGIAISTATGYQGCPSVVFDGTNYFVVWHDLRSGSSDIYGARVALDGTVIDPNGVAISTATGYQLFPSVVFDGTNYFVVWEDKRSGSSDIYGARVNTGGTVLDPNGIAISTATGNQSVPSVAFDGTNYFVVWEDYRSGSFSDIYGAKVSPNGNVIEEFSVSTQSGSQYSPALAHGSGNQVFITYSGYVGYINNHPVNAMRIWGKFYPFVEIGEKINIPKVFISLYIQPNPLNYFTKIRYYLPKSSNVMLKLYDVKGGCLKTFVNGKQDAGIYEIRWDRKNERDRKILEGIYFLRLETDYCTVTRKILIMD; this is encoded by the coding sequence GTGGTCTGTAAGTTAGCCCTTCTATTTATGCTGCAGAATCTATATGCTGAGAGAAAAAATTCTGTCCCTACTATTGGAAAAATTTATGATTTAAAAGCAGGGGAATTTCTTATTGATACAAGTGTTATTTATATGCCTGTACCAAATGATGAAACTCATCCTTCAGTTGCTTTTGATGGGACAAACTATTTTGTTGTATGGGAAGATTCTCGCAGTGGCTCTACTTCTGATATTTATGGTGCTCGTGTTTCGCAAGATGGAACAGTTCTTGATCCAAATGGAATAGCAATATCAACAGCAACAGGTTATCAAGGAATTCCTTCAGTTGCTTTTGATGGGACAAACTATCTTGTTGTATGGGAGGATTTTCGCAGTGGTTCTTATGATATTTATGGTGCTCGTGTTGCTCTGGATGGAACAGTTCTTGATCCAAATGGTATAGCAATATCAACAGCAACAAATGATCAAGAACACCCTTCAGTTGCTTTTGATGGGACAAACTATTTTGTTGTATGGGAAGATTCTCGCAGTGGCTCTACTTCTGATATTTATGGTGCTCGTGTTTCACCAGATGGAACAGTTATTGATCAGGAAGGTATAGCAATATCAACAGCAATAAGTAATCAGTTTGTTCCTTCAGTTTCTTTTGACGGGACAAACTATCTTGTTGTGTGGCAGGATGATCGCAGTCTCTCTTCTTTTGATATTTACGGTGCTCGAGTTTCGCCGGATGGAGCGGTTCTTGACCCAAATGGTATAGCAATATCAACATCAACAAGTCATCAATTTTCTCCTTCAGTTGCTTTTAGTGGAATGAACTATCTTGTTGTATGGCATGATCAAAGTGCTTCTTCGGTAGATATTTATGGTGCTCGTGTTACTCAAAATGGAGCAGTTCTTGATTCGGATGGTATATTAATATCAATAATAACACATAGTCAGTATGTTCCTTCGGTTGCTTTTGATGGGACAAACTATTTTGTAGTATGGATGGATAATCGCAATAACTCTTATGATATTTATGGTGCTCGTGTTTCGCCAGGTGGATTTGTTTTTGATCCGACTGGTGTAGCAGTATCAACACTACCGGGTGATGAATATTATCCTTCAGTTTCTTTTGATGGGACAAATTATTTTGTAGTATGGGTAGATACTCGTAATGGTTCTTATGATATTTATGGTGCTCGTGTTAATACAGGTGGAACAGTTCTTGATCCAAATGGTATAGCGATATCAACAGCAACAGGTGCTAAACTTTATCCTTCAGTTACTTTTGATGGGACAAACTATCTTATTGTATGGGAGGATTATCGTAGTGGTTCTTCTGATATTTACGGTGCTCGTGTTTCGCAAGGTGGAACAGTTTTAGATCCAAATGGTATAGCGATATCAACAGCAACAGGTTATCAAGGATGTCCTTCAGTTGTTTTTGATGGGACAAACTATTTTGTTGTATGGCATGATTTGCGTAGTGGTTCTTCTGATATTTATGGTGCTCGTGTTGCTCTGGATGGAACGGTTATTGATCCAAATGGAGTAGCAATATCAACAGCGACAGGTTATCAACTTTTTCCTTCAGTTGTTTTTGATGGGACAAACTATTTTGTTGTATGGGAGGATAAACGTAGTGGTTCTTCTGATATTTATGGTGCTCGTGTTAATACAGGTGGAACAGTTCTTGATCCAAATGGTATAGCGATATCAACAGCAACAGGTAATCAGTCTGTTCCTTCAGTTGCTTTTGATGGGACAAACTATTTTGTTGTTTGGGAGGATTATCGTAGTGGTTCTTTTTCTGATATTTATGGTGCAAAGGTTAGTCCAAATGGGAATGTGATTGAGGAGTTTTCTGTTTCAACTCAGTCAGGTAGTCAGTATTCACCTGCCCTTGCACATGGTTCAGGAAATCAGGTTTTTATTACTTATTCTGGTTATGTTGGTTATATTAACAATCATCCAGTAAATGCGATGAGAATATGGGGGAAATTTTATCCGTTTGTTGAGATTGGAGAGAAAATTAATATTCCAAAGGTATTTATTTCTCTTTATATTCAGCCAAATCCGTTAAATTACTTTACAAAAATTAGATACTATCTTCCAAAATCTTCTAATGTTATGCTTAAGCTTTATGATGTTAAAGGAGGGTGTTTAAAGACATTTGTAAATGGAAAGCAAGATGCTGGTATTTATGAAATAAGATGGGATAGGAAAAATGAGAGGGATAGAAAGATTCTTGAAGGAATTTATTTCTTACGCCTTGAAACAGATTATTGCACAGTAACAAGGAAAATATTAATAATGGATTAA
- a CDS encoding efflux RND transporter permease subunit, which translates to MTEFFVKRPIFTFSVYTALLLLGIFSIRVLPIDFFPDVSIPMVSIVTIRPGASPEEIEEEVTKYIENAVSTVPNVTNIRSFSLQDISVVTVEFDWGTDIDKAADDIRTRLEITKYYLPEDADIPKVFKFDLSQIPILVGTFQVKDTLFDLRTFFEDEIVERLKRIPGVGDIQFWGGGRREIVKIELKKRYLEEYGITPFMIKEAILRENINVPIGSFEDNFYSITAKVNSKFSSLDEIKKIPIYVKGKGVFKLEDVAEVKLDYDDFITKVRTEKIPSLIFGVLKQSGANTVLVSERVKKEVEKILKDYPGVNLKVVNDISRFIKSSIQNLTSTIYWALLFIFLVTFIFLRHFSSSVVIALTIPFSLFAGFILLKLTGGSINIISLSSLALAAGMVVDNAVVVLENIFFRREKGENALNASFKGAMEVFSPILASTLTTIAIFGPLVIGTGFVGIMFRQLAMTVTTVLLTSLLVSLTLTPTLSRLIIRNIPEEKGILFKLFDLLRKFYKKTLNFALRRLYFTLIAGFLFFVFGLLLFLAGFVKTEFFPEADSGELRGSFILPPGTKLSVTDSVANKIEDILKEIPEVKTFTLRVGRTESGFASVMGFVEGENTGFFYVNLGSPAKRKRSVFEIAEEIEKKIKKIPGIKTFQVLTSGNVQNLIQGFGAPIEILIYGENFRATDSIAEYIKDVLEKTEGLRSVRISREKGLPEYLLIPDRERISKFGFYSSSLGAYLRALNFGDKVGTFKIGKKELDIKIVLEDNYRKNKEFLPFISFPFGDQKLYMGSIFKLEKGFSPLSIEREKKERVIKVQAESSGRPIGEIKKELLKKLRDVFIARGEYRVEFGGLTEEQTESFKVLFYAFLLGIVLVYLVMAAQFESFLLPFIIMFTVPSGVTGVALIHLLTGIPFSVPSFVGMVMMIGIVVNNAIVMLDYVERLRLEGKSILESTEEGALRRFRPILITSLTTIMGLLPLVIFRGEGSETWRPLAVSVIGGLFFSLLVSLIFIPSMYAFVQKKFLKRE; encoded by the coding sequence ATGACAGAGTTCTTTGTAAAAAGACCAATTTTTACTTTTTCAGTTTATACAGCACTTTTATTACTTGGTATCTTTTCTATCCGGGTATTACCAATAGATTTCTTCCCAGATGTATCAATTCCTATGGTAAGTATAGTGACCATAAGACCCGGTGCTTCACCAGAGGAAATTGAGGAGGAGGTGACCAAATATATAGAGAATGCAGTATCCACAGTACCAAATGTTACTAACATAAGGTCTTTTTCACTTCAGGATATTTCTGTTGTTACAGTGGAATTTGACTGGGGTACTGATATTGATAAGGCAGCCGATGATATAAGAACGAGGCTTGAAATAACAAAATATTATCTACCGGAGGATGCGGATATTCCTAAGGTTTTTAAATTTGACCTTTCTCAAATTCCTATTCTTGTGGGAACTTTTCAGGTTAAGGATACTCTTTTTGATTTAAGAACATTTTTTGAGGATGAGATTGTTGAAAGACTAAAGAGAATTCCAGGTGTTGGAGATATTCAGTTCTGGGGTGGTGGTAGAAGGGAAATTGTAAAAATTGAACTTAAAAAAAGATATCTTGAGGAGTATGGAATAACTCCATTTATGATAAAGGAGGCAATTTTAAGGGAAAACATAAATGTTCCTATAGGAAGTTTTGAGGACAATTTCTATTCAATTACAGCTAAAGTGAATTCAAAGTTTTCTTCTCTTGATGAAATAAAAAAGATTCCTATTTATGTTAAAGGCAAAGGAGTTTTTAAACTGGAAGATGTAGCTGAGGTTAAACTTGATTATGATGATTTTATAACAAAGGTAAGGACAGAGAAAATTCCTTCTCTTATATTTGGAGTTTTAAAACAATCAGGTGCAAATACAGTTCTTGTTTCAGAAAGGGTAAAAAAAGAAGTTGAAAAGATTTTAAAAGATTATCCAGGAGTAAATTTAAAAGTTGTTAATGATATTTCAAGGTTTATAAAAAGTTCAATTCAGAATTTAACAAGTACGATATACTGGGCTTTATTATTTATTTTCCTTGTTACCTTTATATTTTTAAGGCATTTTTCTTCAAGTGTTGTTATAGCACTTACGATACCATTTTCTCTTTTTGCGGGGTTTATACTTTTAAAATTAACAGGTGGGTCAATAAACATAATTTCTCTTTCTTCCCTTGCCCTTGCTGCTGGTATGGTTGTTGATAATGCAGTGGTTGTTCTTGAAAATATATTTTTCAGGAGAGAAAAAGGAGAGAATGCCTTAAATGCTTCTTTCAAAGGAGCAATGGAAGTATTCTCCCCAATTCTTGCTTCTACATTAACTACAATTGCTATATTTGGTCCTCTTGTTATAGGGACAGGTTTTGTTGGAATTATGTTCAGACAACTTGCAATGACTGTAACGACAGTTCTTTTAACCTCACTTTTAGTCAGTTTAACCTTAACTCCAACCTTATCAAGGCTTATAATCAGAAATATTCCAGAGGAAAAGGGCATTCTTTTTAAGTTATTTGATTTACTTAGAAAATTTTATAAAAAAACACTTAATTTTGCTTTAAGGAGGCTTTATTTTACACTTATAGCTGGATTTTTATTTTTTGTTTTTGGATTACTTTTATTTTTAGCTGGGTTTGTAAAGACAGAATTCTTTCCTGAAGCAGACTCAGGGGAATTAAGGGGTAGTTTTATTTTGCCACCTGGAACAAAACTTTCTGTTACTGATAGTGTAGCAAATAAAATCGAAGATATTTTAAAAGAAATTCCAGAAGTAAAGACTTTTACCTTAAGAGTAGGAAGAACAGAATCTGGTTTTGCAAGTGTTATGGGTTTTGTTGAGGGAGAAAATACAGGATTTTTTTATGTTAACTTAGGAAGTCCTGCAAAAAGAAAAAGGAGTGTTTTTGAAATTGCAGAGGAGATAGAGAAAAAGATTAAGAAAATTCCTGGAATAAAGACTTTTCAGGTTTTGACTTCTGGTAATGTTCAAAATTTAATTCAGGGTTTTGGTGCCCCAATTGAAATTTTAATATATGGGGAAAATTTCAGGGCTACGGATTCAATTGCTGAATATATAAAAGATGTTCTTGAGAAAACAGAGGGTTTAAGGAGTGTAAGAATTTCAAGGGAAAAGGGTTTACCAGAATATCTTTTAATTCCTGATAGAGAAAGAATTTCGAAATTTGGTTTTTATTCTTCTTCACTCGGTGCTTATCTCAGGGCTTTAAATTTTGGTGATAAAGTAGGAACCTTTAAAATTGGTAAAAAGGAACTTGATATAAAAATAGTTCTTGAAGATAATTACAGGAAAAATAAAGAATTTTTGCCTTTTATATCTTTTCCTTTTGGTGACCAGAAATTATATATGGGAAGTATTTTTAAACTTGAAAAAGGTTTTTCGCCTTTATCAATAGAGAGAGAAAAGAAAGAGAGGGTTATTAAGGTTCAGGCTGAATCATCTGGTAGACCTATAGGTGAGATTAAAAAGGAACTTCTTAAAAAATTGAGAGATGTATTTATAGCTCGTGGAGAGTATAGAGTTGAATTTGGTGGTTTAACAGAAGAGCAGACAGAATCTTTTAAGGTTCTCTTTTATGCTTTTCTCCTTGGAATAGTTCTTGTTTATCTTGTTATGGCAGCTCAATTTGAGTCATTTCTCTTGCCCTTTATAATAATGTTTACGGTCCCCTCAGGAGTTACTGGAGTTGCTTTGATACATCTATTGACAGGAATTCCTTTTTCTGTTCCTTCCTTTGTTGGTATGGTTATGATGATAGGAATAGTGGTTAATAATGCAATAGTAATGCTTGATTATGTTGAAAGGTTAAGACTTGAGGGTAAGAGTATTTTAGAATCCACAGAAGAAGGTGCTTTGAGGAGATTTAGACCGATTCTGATTACAAGTTTAACCACAATTATGGGTCTTTTGCCTCTTGTTATTTTTAGAGGAGAAGGCTCTGAAACTTGGAGACCACTTGCGGTTTCTGTAATTGGAGGTCTTTTCTTTTCTCTTTTAGTTAGTTTAATATTTATTCCCTCAATGTATGCCTTTGTTCAGAAAAAATTTTTAAAAAGAGAGTAG